In Musa acuminata AAA Group cultivar baxijiao chromosome BXJ3-9, Cavendish_Baxijiao_AAA, whole genome shotgun sequence, a single genomic region encodes these proteins:
- the LOC135648941 gene encoding heavy metal-associated isoprenylated plant protein 47-like encodes MKKKIVIKVQMKCDRCRVKAMQVVAAAGADSVAVEGEEKDQLVVVGDCVDPANLTTTLRKKVGHACIVKVEEAKKKESVAWCCPGYPLRHKVEAAKESARWCYPPCQKVVMYDHEIYASDPGGCSIL; translated from the exons ATGAAG AAGAAGATAGTGATCAAAGTGCAGATGAAGTGCGACAGGTGCCGCGTCAAAGCCATGCAGGTTGTTGCTGCAGCAG GCGCTGATTCAGTTGCGGTGGAAGGGGAGGAGAAGGATCAACTGGTGGTGGTGGGAGATTGCGTGGATCCTGCAAACTTAACAACCACCCTGAGGAAGAAAGTAGGCCATGCATGCATAGTCAAGGTGGAGGAAGCGAAGAAGAAGGAATCAGTGGCGTGGTGCTGCCCCGGTTACCCTCTACGTCATAAGGTGGAGGCAGCGAAAGAATCTGCGAGGTGGTGCTACCCTCCATGTCAAAAGGTGGTGATGTATGATCATGAAATCTATGCCTCCGACCCTGGTGGTTGTTCCATCTTGTAA